The following are from one region of the Oncorhynchus tshawytscha isolate Ot180627B linkage group LG24, Otsh_v2.0, whole genome shotgun sequence genome:
- the LOC112223445 gene encoding AMSH-like protease isoform X1 encodes MEQGFSFSTLKKLAAEPDHTDVSLTAAERVLALSKMGCSVEINEEITPRRYFRSGVEMERMAAVYLEEGSLENAYVLYNKFITLFVEKLPSHRDYRECSVPEKQVIMKKLQDVAFPRKDQLRKLLHEKFNKEHAAYLMSQSQAVVVDGCGQQLQRTSLVEQERLRVAQLRRMQMEAEQFRHFEDQLRRQELANRRDEAVAKVPEQTDGSCLSHSSKNHVRLDPNRNQPSLPSSKPAATLAGVHTQPVEGLRRVIIPRDLTYKFLLLADSNTARGIETCGVLCGKLTQNEFLLTHVVVPKQSAGPDYCDMENVEELFSFQDHHSLLTLGWIHTHPTQTAFLSSVDLHTHGSYQLMLPEAIAIVCSPKHNDTGVFRLTSSGMGEVARCRLKGFHPHSKDPPLFSICRHVVIKDLKTTVLDLR; translated from the exons ATGGAGCAAGGCTTCAGCTTCAGCACACTG AAGAAGCTGGCGGCCGAGCCGGACCACACCGACGTGAGCTTGACAGCGGCGGAGCGCGTGCTGGCCCTCAGCAAGATGGGCTGCAGCGTGGAGATCAACGAGGAGATCACGCCACGCCGCTACTTCCGCTCCGGCGTGGAGATGGAGCGCATGGCCGCCGTGTACCTGGAGGAGGGCAGCTTGGAGAACGCCTACGTCCTCTACAACAAGTTCATcac TCTGTTTGTAGAGAAACTCCCCAGCCATCGAGACTACCGGGAGTGCAGCGTGCCAGAGAAGCAGGTGATAATGAAG AAATTGCAAGATGTCGCATTTCCACGCAAAGATCAATTGAGGAAGCTCCTCCATGAGAAGTTCAACAAGGAACACGCAGCATATCTAATGAGTCAG agccaGGCTGTGGTGGTGGATGGCTGCGGCCAGCAGCTGCAGAGGACGTCTCTGGTAGAGCAGGAGAGACTGAGGGTGGCTCAGCTGCGCAGGATGCAGATGGAGGCGGAGCAGTTCCGCCACTTCGAGGACCAACTGCGCAGGCAGGAGCTGGCCAATCGCAGAGACGAGGCGGTCGCTAAAGTGCCTGAACAAACGGACGGGTCCTGCCTGTCCCACTCCTCCAAGAACCATGTTCGCCTCGACCCAAACCGCAATCAACCTTCTCTCCCCAGCAGCAAGCCAGCAGCTACACTGGCTGGCGTACATA CTCAACCTGTTGAGGGCCTGAGGCGGGTCATCATTCCGAGAGACCTGACCTACAAGTTCTTGCTGCTAGCCGACAGCAACACAGCCAGGGGCATAGAGACATGTGGGGTCCTCTGTGGAAAACTG ACTCAAAATGAGTTTCTGCTGACCCATGTGGTGGTTCCCAAGCAGTCAGCTGGCCCAGACTACTGTGATATGGAGAATGTAGAGGAGCTCTTCAGTTTCCAGGACCACCACAGTCTGCTGACTCTGGGCTGGATCCAT ACCCACCCCACCCAGACGGCCTTCCTGTCCAGTGTAGACCTGCATACGCACGGCTCCTACCAGCTCATGCTGCCTGAAGCCATCGCCATCGTCTGCTCGCCCAAACACAACGA TACGGGGGTGTTCAGACTCACCAGCTCTGGCATGGGGGAGGTAGCCCGCTGCAGACTGAAGGGCTTTCACCCACACTCCAAGGACCCGCCTCTCTTCAGC ATCTGTAGGCATGTTGTTATAAAGGACTTGAAAACAACCGTGCTGGACCTCAGgtga
- the LOC112223445 gene encoding AMSH-like protease isoform X2 has protein sequence MGCSVEINEEITPRRYFRSGVEMERMAAVYLEEGSLENAYVLYNKFITLFVEKLPSHRDYRECSVPEKQVIMKKLQDVAFPRKDQLRKLLHEKFNKEHAAYLMSQSQAVVVDGCGQQLQRTSLVEQERLRVAQLRRMQMEAEQFRHFEDQLRRQELANRRDEAVAKVPEQTDGSCLSHSSKNHVRLDPNRNQPSLPSSKPAATLAGVHTQPVEGLRRVIIPRDLTYKFLLLADSNTARGIETCGVLCGKLTQNEFLLTHVVVPKQSAGPDYCDMENVEELFSFQDHHSLLTLGWIHTHPTQTAFLSSVDLHTHGSYQLMLPEAIAIVCSPKHNDTGVFRLTSSGMGEVARCRLKGFHPHSKDPPLFSICRHVVIKDLKTTVLDLR, from the exons ATGGGCTGCAGCGTGGAGATCAACGAGGAGATCACGCCACGCCGCTACTTCCGCTCCGGCGTGGAGATGGAGCGCATGGCCGCCGTGTACCTGGAGGAGGGCAGCTTGGAGAACGCCTACGTCCTCTACAACAAGTTCATcac TCTGTTTGTAGAGAAACTCCCCAGCCATCGAGACTACCGGGAGTGCAGCGTGCCAGAGAAGCAGGTGATAATGAAG AAATTGCAAGATGTCGCATTTCCACGCAAAGATCAATTGAGGAAGCTCCTCCATGAGAAGTTCAACAAGGAACACGCAGCATATCTAATGAGTCAG agccaGGCTGTGGTGGTGGATGGCTGCGGCCAGCAGCTGCAGAGGACGTCTCTGGTAGAGCAGGAGAGACTGAGGGTGGCTCAGCTGCGCAGGATGCAGATGGAGGCGGAGCAGTTCCGCCACTTCGAGGACCAACTGCGCAGGCAGGAGCTGGCCAATCGCAGAGACGAGGCGGTCGCTAAAGTGCCTGAACAAACGGACGGGTCCTGCCTGTCCCACTCCTCCAAGAACCATGTTCGCCTCGACCCAAACCGCAATCAACCTTCTCTCCCCAGCAGCAAGCCAGCAGCTACACTGGCTGGCGTACATA CTCAACCTGTTGAGGGCCTGAGGCGGGTCATCATTCCGAGAGACCTGACCTACAAGTTCTTGCTGCTAGCCGACAGCAACACAGCCAGGGGCATAGAGACATGTGGGGTCCTCTGTGGAAAACTG ACTCAAAATGAGTTTCTGCTGACCCATGTGGTGGTTCCCAAGCAGTCAGCTGGCCCAGACTACTGTGATATGGAGAATGTAGAGGAGCTCTTCAGTTTCCAGGACCACCACAGTCTGCTGACTCTGGGCTGGATCCAT ACCCACCCCACCCAGACGGCCTTCCTGTCCAGTGTAGACCTGCATACGCACGGCTCCTACCAGCTCATGCTGCCTGAAGCCATCGCCATCGTCTGCTCGCCCAAACACAACGA TACGGGGGTGTTCAGACTCACCAGCTCTGGCATGGGGGAGGTAGCCCGCTGCAGACTGAAGGGCTTTCACCCACACTCCAAGGACCCGCCTCTCTTCAGC ATCTGTAGGCATGTTGTTATAAAGGACTTGAAAACAACCGTGCTGGACCTCAGgtga